The Podospora pseudocomata strain CBS 415.72m chromosome 1 map unlocalized CBS415.72m_1, whole genome shotgun sequence genome has a segment encoding these proteins:
- a CDS encoding uncharacterized protein (EggNog:ENOG503P7XB) has product MRYLSFSVFALGITTTSATILVSDGHGGVIHNPRYTHQRIDSRNVKIDNLALHAAVRRFNVEQLQNLTSTLPVLIPRQAANLQVFTSALGGAAAPAITNSGDPDRPFAVDGDTFPDFATASNRACDNQKNACAKIANEGGQRDGELTVGECDRQMEQCKSAALSAANRSFDGAAGEQQQQQPPPQQGGGRGDDGGQRQDPNRGQDQGQEEQAPPESVLVDSDENFDFFCDV; this is encoded by the exons ATGCGTTATCTCTCCTTTTCAGTTTTTGCCCtaggcatcaccaccacctccgccaccatCCTCGTCTCGGACGGACACGGCGGCGTCATCCACAACCCTCGGTACACCCACCAAAGAATCGACAGCCGCAACGTCAAGAtcgacaacctcgccctccacgCCGCGGTCCGAAGGTTCAACGTTGAGCAACTCCAGAACCTGACGAGCACCCTCCCCGTGTTGATACCCCGACAGGCGGCAAACCTCCAGGTTTTTACCTCCGCCCTGGGGGGGGCTGCGGCGCCTGCTATTACCAACTCTGGTGATCCTGACAGACCGTTTGCTGTCGACGGGGATACCTTTCCCGATTTTGCGACGGCGAGCAACAGGGCTTGTGACAACCAGAAGAATGCCTGTGCCAAGATTGCGAATGAGGGGGGCCAGAGGGACGGGGAGTTGACGGTGGGGGAGTGTGACAGGCAGATGG AACAATGCAAGAGTGCGGCGCTTTCGGCAGCCAACAGATCTTTTGATGGCGCCGCGggtgagcagcagcagcagcagccaccgcCACAGCAAGGGGGCGGtcgtggtgatgatggaggacaGAGGCAGGATCCGAATCGGGGGCAGGATCAAGGACAGGAGGAACAGGCGCCGCCCGAGTCGGTGCTGGTTGATTCGGATGAGAATTTTGATTTCTTCTGTGATGTTTAG